Within the Zea mays cultivar B73 chromosome 10, Zm-B73-REFERENCE-NAM-5.0, whole genome shotgun sequence genome, the region GAGCAACTTAGTAAATTGTGCATGGAACAAGAGCAACTTAGTAAATTGTATCATCTATAAGAGGAATCATTTTACTATGTGGTAGAAAAGACTCGTAGCATGTATGCAGAGACCATCCTAACATCATGTTAATGGGtgcctctagcgtaatggttaaggctcCCCTCCAGGTCCCGGGTTCGATCCCCTTCAGGGGCGAATttcgggcttggttaaaaaaaatcccctcgctaTGCCCCGCCCACTCTCGGGGATCGATATCTTGCACGCCACTCTCCGGCTGGGTCGTTGCAGAGTGGGCAGTTGATCGGCTCGTCAGTGATGGGAAGCCAGGGTTTAGAGGTTTTCTCGGCCGagaccatgtttcggtctcttcttacggCCGAGTTTTTTCATGTTAATGGGTGCACACATGTGCAATTCCATGTCAGTCTGGGGACTatattaagggtgtgtttggtttgacttttggttgTGGCATTTGCcccccaaaagccaaaccaaatggCCCAATtcagccagcagccttctccaaatgCTGGCTTTCTCGCAGTCAAAATTGAAAGCACCTCAAGGCCTGTTTTTAGAGGCTTTCGAATGGAAGAACTTTTAGTGGCTTTTAGTGTCTTCCACCAAACGGTGAAACGGTTTTTGGTTTTTTATAGCTCACAACCCACAAGAGTCTTTTTTCACTGCTCACAACCCACAATAGCTTTTTTTCACAACCACAACCCAACCGAACAGATCCTAAGGCCTAAGCCAACAGTGAAACTTGCAGCAAATGGACCTTCGAGAAGAAACTTCAGGGATGGATTTGGCTATTCCACCAGCAATGTTCCACAAAATTATTAGAAGCAGAATGTACAACTGATGGCGCTGACAATGATTATTGTAGTGTCATAGCTATCCGTAGAAGGGCTTGAAGACAATGAATAAAGTAGAGTAGCACAGCATACCATCAATGAACAAACTCACGAGCCTGAACTTGACTTCTGAACCCATACTTGTCTCTGCACAAGGCATTCATGATATTAAATTTGGATGAAAAATTTTGAACATAAATCAAAGACCCCTGCAATCAGCGATGGGACATGAAATAAAATTGTACTCGACCAACGTAGGATGAACTAAGTGGCTTCTTAATTAATAAATACAGACCTAAATTCTCCTCAATGAGGACTTGGACATGGGTGGTCTGAGTGTGCACCCACAACCTTGACCAACCAGCAAATAAGAAATTAAAAAATAACCTCACCTCATGAGCACCATAGCTAGCAGAGCCCCTCTTTGAATTCTTCGCATCAGGCACACTTGCAGATATTTCAGTTTCCTTTGGTCCACGTGGAAGGCCACGACGGTTGGCGTGCCTATGTCCTGGATTAAAAACTGTGTCATGAAACTGATCTAGAAAAGCTACACATCTTATTTTTGCATACAAACCATTTTCAACAGGAACACCACGGCTACCACCTTGACCCCTTGTGTCTGTCTTTCTGTCTCCATGACCTGTGTTGAGTTCAAGTTTTGAGACTGCAGGCATCACCAATGCTGCAACTATTTCAGCAAATTACATACCATCTGCTAGTTGCAAAATATTATCTCCAGAATGTGACTGCATTTGAGGGAACTCTGACGACGAAGGATGTGAACTACCTGCAGATGTAGATTTGTCATAGCGGCGAGCTGCCCATACACCACGATCGGGTCTATCTCTGTTTCTAGCATGCCTTTCAACCTTCTCACCAATGGGAACGGAGCCATGGAGATGATTAGCCTTCTCATCAAAATGGCTCCTCTCAGCATTTTCAACTACCTGATCTTTCACAATGGTACGAGGGTTGAAAGCCCGTGGTGGCCGCTTATCCTTCTCAGTATTAAACATGTGACCTTCCTGCTCATGTTCAGAAGGATTTGAACTGCGGGCTTCCTTGTTTGATAGTATAGTCTTAATAATTTTTCCACTGGCTTCAAGTCGCTGGTCTTGTCTAGAACGCGATGGTGGCACATTCTTGATAGGGGTTGATGAGTGCTGAGTTGCTCCATTAGGTGTCTGTGGTAAAAATTGATCAAACATAGGTCCATAATAATAAAAGTTATAAAACTGCAAAAATGTTAACTTACATTAGAATCAATCCTTCCTCTTCCTTTCAATATGACAATTTTATCCCTTTTAAACTCAGCAACCTGACCAGATCCAGATGTTCCCCCACTTGTGGCATCTACGAAACAAAACAAGATTATTAACATAGAAAAACACACCACTCAGCACGTGTAATAAGCTGACAAATTGGATGAGCAGCCATAAATGACAGAGACAAGAGCAAATTAGCTTCCCTTTCTCGAAAAGAAACAGATCGTATTCAGGAAAAAAAAATGTATGAAAGAGAACACATCCTTATCCAGAATTAGAAAAGGTAGCATAACATTAGGAAAGGTACATGACGTCATCTAATACAAAAGGTAGTTACCATTCCCATAATTAGATTGAATCGGTAGTACCAAAAGTGCCGAGATTTTTACATAGTGTACTGCAACATGCCAGCAACCCAATAAAAAAACGAAAAAATGTGTCATGCTAAAGGATGATTTTGCACTAGCTCTTAACAAACACGGCATATTTCTGCTAATTTTGGAAATAAGTTAACTACTGAAGCATTTTTCTCTAAATGGTAAAGGCTCACATATATACACAATTTCACAATGCAGCTAGCACCAGGAAGCAACATCAATAATGCCCGTAGTCAGCGCTGCTAAACTCGAAATTTGAGGTTCTATTCCCATATGATGTGCCCTGGGTGAAATTACAAGGGATCACAAAGAGTCGGCTGGACAAAAAGCTCGTTCAGCTGGCCAGGTCGTTCGTGTAAAAAATGCTCCTGTTGGTCTTTTTCCTTTTAAAATAAAAATGGGTTGATTTTGAGTGACTTTCAGCTTCGGCTCAGCTCAGTTTGAAGTTGGgtcgcgaaagggcctctagcgtaatggttaaggcttctgagtagcacctccaggtcctggttcgatccccctcggggacgaatttctggcttggttaaaaaaatcccctcgctgtgccccgcccgctcccgggttacgtcctgcgcgccaccctccggttgggcCGTTACAGAGTGGGCGGTGATggcccgctagtgatggggggccagggttcggggattttctcggccgggaccatgtttcggtctcttcttaatataataccgggagggcggtctttccctccccggccgagtttttAGTTTGAAGTTGGGTCTCTAACAATTCACGACATCGTGATAAATAAGATTATGATAATTTCAAAGAAAGCTGAAAAAAAACTGCAAGTGGCTCGTAGTCCACCCTCAACAGACAGCGTGCAATAGTCCATACATCACTAGATACAACATTTAGATGTATTATAGGCAATCGTAAGTACTAGAAAAAAAAACTCAGTAACACCTGGTAATATTAGACATACTGGCAAAGATATTTAAAAACAAGGTATTACTATTGGCAATTTCATGATTTGGTACAAGCATACCGCCTGAATTTCCAGCAACATCTTTTTCCCTTTGTGTATGCTCCTCTCTCTTTGGCACCATGATATAGGTTGGTTTCTCCTTAGTGTTGTCTCGTACAACATACTGCttgagaaaatagaaaaaaaacagTAAAAATGTGAACCTCAGGTCACAATTTATTTCACAGAACAAAAGGAGGGTAGCATTTGTTGTTTTGTCTCAACATGTAGTCAGATCACTGGATCAGGAGGTCTTGTTACAAAATAACAACACAGATACTGAAGGTTTGGTGGTGCCTCAATTGTATCATGCATGATTCTTAAAGAGTAAGGCGAGCAAGGCGCCTAGGATTTTTTgggcgcctggacgcctaggcgacgcctttaaAACACTGTTATCATGGAAACCATACATGCATAGGACTACGAGTTCTGAAGGAAAATTAACTATGCAACTATCACCTAGAAGGGACCAATTGTAGTGAATTTATTCAGATTATATAACTATAAGGAGCACACTATGCATGGGCGCCATAAATATAGAAATAAGAGCAATTGTGCTAATTTTCATAAAATACAGTAAACCGTGAGCATAATTCATCAGTGACCATCATCTGACAAATGAGGAAAAACATAATGATGAGTTAGTACCATACACACGGCAAATCTTAGTGAACAAAAGAATAATGCCAACATAGGAACCCATGTGAAGGTACACCCGTTATGTCAAAGAAAGTATGAACTGACAATAGACAGTTTTATCAGAAAAAATCACAAAGTTCCAAATAGGGCATGTTACCGTGGAGGATCTGCGCTTCTCAGAAGACCTTTTAGGACTGGAACTGCTTACGACACTTGCAAGTTTTCTGCTAAGTCTACTTCCAGGTCTCTGCAATTTAAGAAAACAGTAACAAGTTAACAGTTGATCAAGAAGGGCCCTATGTTATCGGTTAAGGAATAAATGTACCTACATGAACCATACTCTTAGCTGCCCTTTGCTGGCGGACATACATCATAAGAGGTGTCACAACAGGTGCCTCCTTTCCAGCAGCTGCCACAAAATAATCAATAATCAAATGTGATAACCCCATTTTGTGCTTGGCATATTTGGAAAGATACATCGATATAGCAAATACTTCCGCCATTTCAAATTATAAGACGTTTTTGCTTTTCTAGATACATTGTTTCTACTTTGTATATAGACATAGTGTATATCTAAGTGCATAGCAAAAGTTGTGTATCTAGCAAAGCCAAAACTTCTTATAGTTTGGAGTGGAGTACTACATTGTGGATCGAAAGTAATGATGGCATATTCTACCTGCCCTTTCAGCTTCTTTCCTTTCGAGCTG harbors:
- the LOC103641667 gene encoding regulator of nonsense transcripts UPF3-like isoform X6: MKDPAHRTKVVLRRLPPAIAQQAVVDQVDLRFAGRYDWACFRPGNASQKNHRHSRLYLNFKRPEDVVEFAEVFNGHVFVNEKGAQFKAFVEYAPSQQVPKSTIKKDGREGTIMKDPEYLEFLEFISKPTEHLPSAEIQLERKEAERAAAGKEAPVVTPLMMYVRQQRAAKSMVHRPGSRLSRKLASVVSSSSPKRSSEKRRSSTYVVRDNTKEKPTYIMVPKREEHTQREKDVAGNSGDATSGGTSGSGQVAEFKRDKIVILKGRGRIDSNTPNGATQHSSTPIKNVPPSRSRQDQRLEASGKIIKTILSNKEARSSNPSEHEQEGHMFNTEKDKRPPRAFNPRTIVKDQVVENAERSHFDEKANHLHGSVPIGEKVERHARNRDRPDRGVWAARRYDKSTSAVAALVMPAVSKLELNTGHGDRKTDTRGQGGSRGVPVENGHRHANRRGLPRGPKETEISASVPDAKNSKRGSASYGAHERQVWVQKSSSGS
- the LOC103641667 gene encoding regulator of nonsense transcripts UPF3-like isoform X2, with amino-acid sequence MKDPAHRTKVVLRRLPPAIAQQAVVDQVDLRFAGRYDWACFRPGNASQKNHRHSRLYLNFKRPEDVVEFAEVFNGHVFVNEKGAQFKAFVEYAPSQQVPKSTIKKDGREGTIMKDPEYLEFLEFISKPTEHLPSAEIQLERKEAERAAAGKEAPVVTPLMMYVRQQRAAKSMVHRPGSRLSRKLASVVSSSSPKRSSEKRRSSTYVVRDNTKEKPTYIMVPKREEHTQREKDVAGNSGGMLVPNHEIANNATSGGTSGSGQVAEFKRDKIVILKGRGRIDSNTPNGATQHSSTPIKNVPPSRSRQDQRLEASGKIIKTILSNKEARSSNPSEHEQEGHMFNTEKDKRPPRAFNPRTIVKDQVVENAERSHFDEKANHLHGSVPIGEKVERHARNRDRPDRGVWAARRYDKSTSAVAALVMPAVSKLELNTGHGDRKTDTRGQGGSRGVPVENGHRHANRRGLPRGPKETEISASVPDAKNSKRGSASYGAHERQVWVQKSSSGS
- the LOC103641667 gene encoding regulator of nonsense transcripts UPF3-like isoform X9; translated protein: MKDPAHRTKVVLRRLPPAIAQQAVVDQVDLRFAGRYDWACFRPGNASQKNHRHSRLYLNFKRPEDVVEFAEVFNGHVFVNEKGAQFKAFVEYAPSQQVPKSTIKKDGREGTIMKDPEYLEFLEFISKPTEHLPSAEIQLERKEAERAAAGKEAPVVTPLMMYVRQQRAAKSMVHRPGSRLSRKLASVVSSSSPKRSSEKRRSSTYVVRDNTKEKPTYIMVPKREEHTQREKDVAGNSGDATSGGTSGSGQVAEFKRDKIVILKGRGRIDSNTPNGATQHSSTPIKNVPPSRSRQDQRLEASGKIIKTILSNKEARSSNPSEHEQEGHMFNTEKDKRPPRAFNPRTIVKDQVVENAERSHFDEKANHLHGSVPIGEKVERHARNRDRPDRGVWAARRYDKSTSAVSKLELNTGHGDRKTDTRGQGGSRGVPVENGHRHANRRGLPRGPKETEISASVPDAKNSKRGSASYGAHERQVWVQKSSSGS
- the LOC103641667 gene encoding regulator of nonsense transcripts UPF3-like isoform X7 encodes the protein MKDPAHRTKVVLRRLPPAIAQQAVVDQVDLRFAGRYDWACFRPGNASQKNHRHSRLYLNFKRPEDVVEFAEVFNGHVFVNEKGAQFKAFVEYAPSQQVPKSTIKKDGREGTIMKDPEYLEFLEFISKPTEHLPSAEIQLERKEAERAAAGKEAPVVTPLMMYVRQQRAAKSMVHRPGSRLSRKLASVVSSSSPKRSSEKRRSSTYVVRDNTKEKPTYIMVPKREEHTQREKDVAGNSGDATSGGTSGSGQVAEFKRDKIVILKGRGRIDSNTPNGATQHSSTPIKNVPPSRSRQDQRLEASGKIIKTILSNKEARSSNPSEHEQEGHMFNTEKDKRPPRAFNPRTIVKDQVVENAERSHFDEKANHLHGSVPIGEKVERHARNRDRPDRGVWAARRYDKSTSAALVMPAVSKLELNTGHGDRKTDTRGQGGSRGVPVENGHRHANRRGLPRGPKETEISASVPDAKNSKRGSASYGAHERQVWVQKSSSGS
- the LOC103641667 gene encoding regulator of nonsense transcripts UPF3-like isoform X3; the protein is MKDPAHRTKVVLRRLPPAIAQQAVVDQVDLRFAGRYDWACFRPGNASQKNHRHSRLYLNFKRPEDVVEFAEVFNGHVFVNEKGAQFKAFVEYAPSQQVPKSTIKKDGREGTIMKDPEYLEFLEFISKPTEHLPSAEIQLERKEAERAAAGKEAPVVTPLMMYVRQQRAAKSMVHRPGSRLSRKLASVVSSSSPKRSSEKRRSSTYVVRDNTKEKPTYIMVPKREEHTQREKDVAGNSGDATSGGTSGSGQVAEFKRDKIVILKGRGRIDSNTPNGATQHSSTPIKNVPPSRSRQDQRLEASGKIIKTILSNKEARSSNPSEHEQEGHMFNTEKDKRPPRAFNPRTIVKDQVVENAERSHFDEKANHLHGSVPIGEKVERHARNRDRPDRGVWAARRYDKSTSAGSSHPSSSEFPQMQSHSGDNILQLADGHGDRKTDTRGQGGSRGVPVENGHRHANRRGLPRGPKETEISASVPDAKNSKRGSASYGAHERQVWVQKSSSGS
- the LOC103641667 gene encoding regulator of nonsense transcripts UPF3-like isoform X1, coding for MKDPAHRTKVVLRRLPPAIAQQAVVDQVDLRFAGRYDWACFRPGNASQKNHRHSRLYLNFKRPEDVVEFAEVFNGHVFVNEKGAQFKAFVEYAPSQQVPKSTIKKDGREGTIMKDPEYLEFLEFISKPTEHLPSAEIQLERKEAERAAAGKEAPVVTPLMMYVRQQRAAKSMVHRPGSRLSRKLASVVSSSSPKRSSEKRRSSTYVVRDNTKEKPTYIMVPKREEHTQREKDVAGNSGGMLVPNHEIANNATSGGTSGSGQVAEFKRDKIVILKGRGRIDSNTPNGATQHSSTPIKNVPPSRSRQDQRLEASGKIIKTILSNKEARSSNPSEHEQEGHMFNTEKDKRPPRAFNPRTIVKDQVVENAERSHFDEKANHLHGSVPIGEKVERHARNRDRPDRGVWAARRYDKSTSAGSSHPSSSEFPQMQSHSGDNILQLADGHGDRKTDTRGQGGSRGVPVENGHRHANRRGLPRGPKETEISASVPDAKNSKRGSASYGAHERQVWVQKSSSGS
- the LOC103641667 gene encoding regulator of nonsense transcripts UPF3-like isoform X10, whose protein sequence is MKDPAHRTKVVLRRLPPAIAQQAVVDQVDLRFAGRYDWACFRPGNASQKNHRHSRLYLNFKRPEDVVEFAEVFNGHVFVNEKGAQFKAFVEYAPSQQVPKSTIKKDGREGTIMKDPEYLEFLEFISKPTEHLPSAEIQLERKEAERAAAGKEAPVVTPLMMYVRQQRAAKSMVHRPGSRLSRKLASVVSSSSPKRSSEKRRSSTYVVRDNTKEKPTYIMVPKREEHTQREKDVAGNSGDATSGGTSGSGQVAEFKRDKIVILKGRGRIDSNTPNGATQHSSTPIKNVPPSRSRQDQRLEASGKIIKTILSNKEARSSNPSEHEQEGHMFNTEKDKRPPRAFNPRTIVKDQVVENAERSHFDEKANHLHGSVPIGEKVERHARNRDRPDRGVWAARRYDKSTSAGHGDRKTDTRGQGGSRGVPVENGHRHANRRGLPRGPKETEISASVPDAKNSKRGSASYGAHERQVWVQKSSSGS
- the LOC103641667 gene encoding regulator of nonsense transcripts UPF3-like isoform X5 — protein: MKDPAHRTKVVLRRLPPAIAQQAVVDQVDLRFAGRYDWACFRPGNASQKNHRHSRLYLNFKRPEDVVEFAEVFNGHVFVNEKGAQFKAFVEYAPSQQVPKSTIKKDGREGTIMKDPEYLEFLEFISKPTEHLPSAEIQLERKEAERAAAGKEAPVVTPLMMYVRQQRAAKSMVHRPGSRLSRKLASVVSSSSPKRSSEKRRSSTYVVRDNTKEKPTYIMVPKREEHTQREKDVAGNSGGMLVPNHEIANNATSGGTSGSGQVAEFKRDKIVILKGRGRIDSNTPNGATQHSSTPIKNVPPSRSRQDQRLEASGKIIKTILSNKEARSSNPSEHEQEGHMFNTEKDKRPPRAFNPRTIVKDQVVENAERSHFDEKANHLHGSVPIGEKVERHARNRDRPDRGVWAARRYDKSTSAVSKLELNTGHGDRKTDTRGQGGSRGVPVENGHRHANRRGLPRGPKETEISASVPDAKNSKRGSASYGAHERQVWVQKSSSGS
- the LOC103641667 gene encoding regulator of nonsense transcripts UPF3-like isoform X4 gives rise to the protein MKDPAHRTKVVLRRLPPAIAQQAVVDQVDLRFAGRYDWACFRPGNASQKNHRHSRLYLNFKRPEDVVEFAEVFNGHVFVNEKGAQFKAFVEYAPSQQVPKSTIKKDGREGTIMKDPEYLEFLEFISKPTEHLPSAEIQLERKEAERAAAGKEAPVVTPLMMYVRQQRAAKSMVHRPGSRLSRKLASVVSSSSPKRSSEKRRSSTYVVRDNTKEKPTYIMVPKREEHTQREKDVAGNSGGMLVPNHEIANNATSGGTSGSGQVAEFKRDKIVILKGRGRIDSNTPNGATQHSSTPIKNVPPSRSRQDQRLEASGKIIKTILSNKEARSSNPSEHEQEGHMFNTEKDKRPPRAFNPRTIVKDQVVENAERSHFDEKANHLHGSVPIGEKVERHARNRDRPDRGVWAARRYDKSTSAALVMPAVSKLELNTGHGDRKTDTRGQGGSRGVPVENGHRHANRRGLPRGPKETEISASVPDAKNSKRGSASYGAHERQVWVQKSSSGS
- the LOC103641667 gene encoding regulator of nonsense transcripts UPF3-like isoform X8, which gives rise to MKDPAHRTKVVLRRLPPAIAQQAVVDQVDLRFAGRYDWACFRPGNASQKNHRHSRLYLNFKRPEDVVEFAEVFNGHVFVNEKGAQFKAFVEYAPSQQVPKSTIKKDGREGTIMKDPEYLEFLEFISKPTEHLPSAEIQLERKEAERAAAGKEAPVVTPLMMYVRQQRAAKSMVHRPGSRLSRKLASVVSSSSPKRSSEKRRSSTYVVRDNTKEKPTYIMVPKREEHTQREKDVAGNSGGMLVPNHEIANNATSGGTSGSGQVAEFKRDKIVILKGRGRIDSNTPNGATQHSSTPIKNVPPSRSRQDQRLEASGKIIKTILSNKEARSSNPSEHEQEGHMFNTEKDKRPPRAFNPRTIVKDQVVENAERSHFDEKANHLHGSVPIGEKVERHARNRDRPDRGVWAARRYDKSTSAGHGDRKTDTRGQGGSRGVPVENGHRHANRRGLPRGPKETEISASVPDAKNSKRGSASYGAHERQVWVQKSSSGS